CGCCTCGTGCTCGAGGTGCTGGGTGGGACCGGCGGCTTCGTGGCCGTCGCGCACGGCGGCGCGCTCGTCGTCGGCCCGCGCGACGAGGCGGTGCGGCTCACGCTCGAGGGCGTGCGCGCCGAGCACGCGACGATCACCGTCGACGCGTCCGGCCCGACCGTCGACATGAGCGACGACCTCTACGGCATCTTCTACGAGGACATCAACCGCGCGGCGGACGGCGGGCTCTACGCCGAGCTCGTGCAGAACCGGTCGTTCGAGTACTCGACCGCCGACAACGCCTCCTACACCCCGCTCACGTCGTGGGAAGAGGTCGAGCGCGGCGGCGCCACGGGCAGCATCGAGGCGGTCGACGACGCCGAGCGCCTGAACGAGAACAACCGCACCTACCTGCGGCTCGACCTCGACGAGGCGGGCGCGGGTGCCGGCGCAGGGGTCGGCATCCGCAACCTCGGCTACAACACCGGCGTCTTCGTCGAGGCCGGCGAGACCTACCGCTTCTCGGCGTTCGTCCGCCGCACCGCCGACCACGACCGCCCGCTGACCGTCCGCGTCGAGTCCGCGGACGGCACCGAGGTCCTGGGGGAGACCACGGTCACCGCGGAGAGCGACGAGTGGACCAAGGTGACCGGCGAGATCGCCGCGACCGGCACCTCGACGACGGGCCGCCTCGTCGTGCTCGCCGACGGCACCGGGACCGTGCGCCTCGACATGGTGTCGCTGTTCCCGACCGACACCTACCAGGGCCGGGAGAACGGGCTCCGGAAGGACCTCGCGCTGCTCATCGAGGAGATGGACCCGCAGTTCGTGCGGTTCCCGGGCGGCTGCGTCACCAACGTCGGCACGTTCGACCCGTACGAGGCGCCGAACTACGACCGCAAGCGCACGTACCGCTGGAAGGAGACCATCGGCCCGCTCGAGGAGCGCCCGACCAACTACAACTTCTGGGGCTACAACCAGTCGTACGGCCTCGGCTACCTCGAGTACTTCCTGTTCGCCGAGGACCTCGGCGCCGAGCCGCTGCCCGTCGTCTCGGTCGGCGTCAACGGCTGCGGCGGACCCGCGCCGCTGACCGATCCCGAGAAGCTCCAGGAGTGGGTGCAGGACACGCTCGACCTGATCGAGTTCGCCAACGGCGACGTCACGACCGAGTGGGGCGCCGTGCGCGCGTCGCTCGGCCACCCCGAGCCGTTCGGGCTCGAGTACATCGGACTCGGCAACGAGGAGGTCCAGCGCGAGTTCCTCACGAACTACCCGCTGTTCCACGACGCCATCCGCGCCGCCCACCCGGACATCAAGATCATCTCGAACTCGGGTCAGACGTCCGCGGGCGCGTGGTTCGACGAGCTCTGGGACTTCGCCCGGGACCAGGACGCCGACCTCGTCGACGAGCACTACTACAACTCCCCGGACTGGTTCCTCGCGAACACGCACCGCTACGACGACTACGACCGCACCGGTCCGAAGGTCTTCATCGGCGAGTACGCCTCGCGCGGCAACACGTTCGGCAACGCGCTCGCCGAGGCCGCCTTCATGACGGGCATCGAGCGCAACTCCGACGTCATCGAGCTCGCGTCCTACGCGCCGCTGCTCGCCAACCAGGACTACGTGCAGTGGGCGCCGGACGCGATCTGGTTCGACAACGCCCGGGCGTACGGCTCCGCGAACTACTACGTGCAGAAGCTCTTCGCCACGAACCAGGGCGACGAGGTCCTCGCGAGCACGCTGACCGGGGCGGGCGGCGAGGTGGCGCCCGACGTGACCGGCGGCGTGGGCCTGTCCACGTGGCGCACCCAGGCCGCGTACGACGACGTCCGGGTCACCGCGAACGACACCGGCGAGGTGCTCCTCGCGGAGGACTTCGCGGACGGCACGGCCGACGGCTGGACCGCCACGAGCGGGCAGTGGGCCGTGACGGACGGCGAGTACGTGCAGTCCGACGGCGGGGTCGAGGACGCCCGCTCGACGGGCCCCGCGGCCGGCTGGAGCAACTACACCTACGAGGTCGACGCCCGGAAGATCTCCGGCACCGAGGGCTTCCTCGTGATGTTCGGCGTGCAGGACACCGGGAACTACTACTGGTGGAACCTCGGCGGGTGGAACAACACCCGCTCGGCGATCCAGCAGGCCACCGGCGGCGGCGCGACCGAGGTCACCGGGAGCACCACGACGATCGAGACCGGCCGCACCTACCGGGTCAAGATCGAGGTCTCCGGGCGCACGGTCAAGGCCTACCTCGACGGCGAGCTCGTCACCGAGTTCACCGACACCACGAGCGACGAGGACGTCCACCAGGTCGTCACGCGGGACCGCGAGACCGGCGACACGATCGTCAAGCTCGTGAACTCCTCGGCCGAGACGATCCGCACGGACGTCACCGTCGAGGGCGCGCCGGTCTCCGAGACCGGGACGATCACCGAGCTCACCGCGGACTCGCTCGCCGCGACGAACACCATGGCGGACCCGGAGAACGTCGTCCCGGTCACGCGCACGTCCGAGCGGCTCGGCAACGCGTTCACGTACGACGCGCCCGCGCACTCGGTCACGGTGATCCGGCTCGCGCCGGGCGGCGAGAAGGCGCCGTCGACCACGGCCGTCCAGCTCGCGCCGGCGAAGGTCAAGGCCGGCAAGGAGTCGAGGGCGACGGTCACCGTCCGCGCGCAGGACGGCCCCAGCTCGACGACCCCGGCCGCCGGGACGGTGACCCTGCTCGTGGGCGACCGCGTCGTCGGCGAGGCGAGGCTCGACAAGGGCCGCGCCCGGTTCACCCTGCCGGCCGACCTCGCCCCGGGGACGCACACCGTGACGGCCCGCTACGGCGGGACGGCGACCGTGGCGCCCTCGGAAGGGACGGCGACGCTGACGGTCGAGGCGAAGCCGCGCAGCTGACCGCAGCCGCCCGCACGGCGGTGACGCACCGGGGCCCCGGGTCGGTCGACGACCCGGGGCCCCGGTGGCGTCCCCGGCGCGAGCCCGGCGACCCGGATGCTGCGTCGAGCGGGTGAACTGTCGGGTATCCGGGGCTTCGACCGTTGCGCCCGATACACCCGTGACGGAACATGAAGTCCGGCGGCACCGGAACGCGGCAGGGCTCGACGACGGGCCCCGGACGGGCCGTCTCAGGGGGGAAATCAGTGAACAAGCGTGGATCAGTCATGTCCGTCTCCGTCGCCGCGTGCGCGGCCGCGGTGCTGGTCACGGGTATGGCGGCGCCCGCGTCGGCCTACTCGAAGGGCCGCACCACGCAGCTCGGGGTCGCGGAGTGCGCGACCGACATCAACGAGCGCGGCACCATCGTGCTCCGGACGTCGCTCTACCGCGACGGCCGCACCCAGCCCCTCCCGGGGGGCCTCACGTCCGCCTCGCTGATCAACAACCGTGGCCACGTGGTCGGCGCGGTCGACGGCCAGACGGCCGTCTGGAACGGCACCGAGACGGTCCTGCTGACGCCCGTGGACCCCGAGGACGCGTACGTGTTCGTCAACGCGATCAACGAGCGCGGCGACGTCGTCGGCACCTCCTCGCAGCTGGGCGGGGCGTCCCGCGCCTTCCTCCGCACCCGCGAGGGCGTCGTGACGGTGCTGTCCGCGCCGGGCGTGACCGCCGGGGCCAACGGGCTCAACGACCGCGGCCAGGTCGTCGGCTACGTGTTCGAGGACGGCGTCCAGGTCGCGGTGCGCTGGAACCGCGACGGCAGCATGACTCGCCTCGCGCCGCTCGCGGCGGGTGCCGGTGCGCTCGCGGACGACATCAACGACAACGGCCAGGTCGTCGGGTACTCCTACGACGCGTCGGGCAGCGGGCGCATGCACGCGGTGCGCTGGACGCGCGCGGACCGCGTCGAGTCCCTCGACCCGGTGGGCACGGCCATCGCGGGCGCGGTCGACGTGAACAAGTACG
The Cellulomonas sp. NS3 DNA segment above includes these coding regions:
- a CDS encoding alpha-L-arabinofuranosidase C-terminal domain-containing protein produces the protein MTAPSARLRLPARIAALGLVGTLGLVALPSATGAASAAPPPGTVPEGAWVEEFDASALGDDWSVVNETPANLSLTANPGNLTLTSLAGDTWQTSNTARNVVLVDVPVGDFTAVTQVTAPVAADFQGAGLIAWRDMDNYVRAGLAHVSFAEGGPVVIENGVETAATYGSTFTARPGSASEVLRLQRTGDTITTSYWADGAWATAAEVTVGFDVTQVGVYALASQAGIAHDAVFDWFAVDAAEGQPFVPTGDVTLHGPGDELRHLTVATDDDARALELSATRPDSTVALTVTPVEGGADGAVHLAAGDRPVVVADEALVLGDAGQDPANLRFVDAGGSRLVLEVLGGTGGFVAVAHGGALVVGPRDEAVRLTLEGVRAEHATITVDASGPTVDMSDDLYGIFYEDINRAADGGLYAELVQNRSFEYSTADNASYTPLTSWEEVERGGATGSIEAVDDAERLNENNRTYLRLDLDEAGAGAGAGVGIRNLGYNTGVFVEAGETYRFSAFVRRTADHDRPLTVRVESADGTEVLGETTVTAESDEWTKVTGEIAATGTSTTGRLVVLADGTGTVRLDMVSLFPTDTYQGRENGLRKDLALLIEEMDPQFVRFPGGCVTNVGTFDPYEAPNYDRKRTYRWKETIGPLEERPTNYNFWGYNQSYGLGYLEYFLFAEDLGAEPLPVVSVGVNGCGGPAPLTDPEKLQEWVQDTLDLIEFANGDVTTEWGAVRASLGHPEPFGLEYIGLGNEEVQREFLTNYPLFHDAIRAAHPDIKIISNSGQTSAGAWFDELWDFARDQDADLVDEHYYNSPDWFLANTHRYDDYDRTGPKVFIGEYASRGNTFGNALAEAAFMTGIERNSDVIELASYAPLLANQDYVQWAPDAIWFDNARAYGSANYYVQKLFATNQGDEVLASTLTGAGGEVAPDVTGGVGLSTWRTQAAYDDVRVTANDTGEVLLAEDFADGTADGWTATSGQWAVTDGEYVQSDGGVEDARSTGPAAGWSNYTYEVDARKISGTEGFLVMFGVQDTGNYYWWNLGGWNNTRSAIQQATGGGATEVTGSTTTIETGRTYRVKIEVSGRTVKAYLDGELVTEFTDTTSDEDVHQVVTRDRETGDTIVKLVNSSAETIRTDVTVEGAPVSETGTITELTADSLAATNTMADPENVVPVTRTSERLGNAFTYDAPAHSVTVIRLAPGGEKAPSTTAVQLAPAKVKAGKESRATVTVRAQDGPSSTTPAAGTVTLLVGDRVVGEARLDKGRARFTLPADLAPGTHTVTARYGGTATVAPSEGTATLTVEAKPRS